From the genome of Geoglobus ahangari, one region includes:
- the purM gene encoding phosphoribosylformylglycinamidine cyclo-ligase, translating into MKSYADAGVDIKREERAVKSLISGLKFVRKGFGQPILTNHYASVIDAGEFGIAITTDGVGTKIKVAEIMNNFRTIGIDCVAMNVNDLYAINAEPVAMVDYIATNRPDEKIMAEIGEGLNKGCEMANMTLVGGETATLDIVNGWDLSGTVIGFVDKERMITGERIKPGDVIFAIPSSGIHSNGLTLARKLVEESGLSYFDKFENHTIGEELLVPTRIYSEVLEIARKHDIHGMAHITGGGLLNLKRLKKVKFVIDSPLKPQRIFTFLQELGDIDVTEMYRTFNMGMGFMLICDESTAEELRREVEGDIVGHVEEGEGVYLNEVRVDV; encoded by the coding sequence ATGAAATCTTACGCTGATGCCGGAGTCGACATAAAGAGAGAGGAGAGGGCCGTAAAAAGCCTCATATCCGGGCTGAAGTTTGTGAGAAAGGGCTTCGGGCAGCCCATTCTGACAAACCACTATGCGAGCGTGATTGATGCTGGAGAGTTTGGAATCGCAATCACAACCGATGGCGTGGGGACAAAGATAAAGGTTGCCGAGATCATGAACAACTTCAGAACCATAGGTATAGACTGCGTGGCGATGAACGTCAACGATCTCTACGCAATAAACGCCGAGCCAGTTGCAATGGTGGACTACATAGCCACAAACAGGCCTGACGAGAAAATCATGGCCGAGATAGGAGAGGGGCTGAATAAGGGATGCGAGATGGCAAACATGACCCTCGTCGGCGGTGAGACCGCAACGCTCGACATCGTAAACGGATGGGATCTATCGGGCACGGTTATAGGCTTCGTGGACAAGGAGAGAATGATTACAGGAGAGAGGATCAAGCCGGGAGATGTTATCTTTGCAATTCCGAGCTCGGGCATCCACAGCAATGGATTGACTTTGGCAAGAAAGCTTGTGGAGGAAAGCGGCCTGAGCTACTTCGATAAATTCGAGAACCACACTATCGGGGAGGAGCTGCTCGTTCCAACCAGAATATACTCCGAGGTGCTGGAGATTGCCAGAAAGCATGACATCCACGGGATGGCCCACATCACAGGCGGAGGGCTGCTGAACCTGAAGAGGTTGAAGAAGGTCAAGTTCGTGATCGACAGCCCGCTGAAGCCCCAGAGAATATTCACATTCCTGCAGGAGCTTGGCGACATAGACGTTACGGAGATGTACAGGACGTTCAACATGGGGATGGGCTTCATGCTGATATGCGACGAGAGCACGGCCGAGGAGCTGAGGAGAGAGGTGGAGGGAGACATCGTTGGACATGTCGAGGAGGGAGAGGGAGTCTACCTGAATGAGGTGAGAGTTGACGTCTAA